One genomic region from Silvibacterium dinghuense encodes:
- a CDS encoding LLM class flavin-dependent oxidoreductase, translating to MKKIGFLSFGHWTASPQSGTQSAADTLLQSIDLAVEAERLGVDGAYFRVHHFARQLASPFPLLAAVGARTKTIEIGTGVIDMRYENPHYMAEDAGAADLIAGGRLQLGISRGSPEQVIEGWRHFGYEPREGESDAEMGRRHAQVFYDLLRGEGFAKPNPRPMFPNPPGLLRLEPFSEGLRDRIWWGAASNATAVWAAKLGMNLQSSTLKEDETGEPFHVQQAKQIRAYRAAWKEAGHTRTPRVSVSRSIFALVNDYDRAYFGRNAESADSVGYIEPTMRAIFGRSYAGEPDVLVEQLKQDEAIAEADTVLLTVPNQLGVAYNAHVLESILKYVAPGLGWR from the coding sequence ATGAAAAAGATCGGTTTTCTCTCCTTTGGGCATTGGACGGCCTCCCCGCAGTCGGGCACGCAGTCGGCGGCGGATACGCTTCTGCAGTCGATTGACCTGGCCGTGGAGGCCGAGCGCCTGGGCGTGGACGGCGCTTACTTCCGGGTGCATCACTTTGCGCGGCAGCTGGCCTCGCCGTTTCCTCTGCTGGCGGCGGTGGGCGCGCGGACGAAGACGATCGAGATCGGCACCGGCGTCATCGACATGCGCTACGAGAATCCGCACTACATGGCGGAGGACGCGGGCGCGGCGGACCTGATTGCGGGCGGACGGCTGCAGCTGGGCATCAGCCGCGGGTCGCCGGAGCAGGTGATCGAGGGCTGGCGGCATTTCGGCTATGAGCCGCGCGAAGGCGAGTCGGACGCGGAGATGGGGCGCCGGCATGCGCAGGTCTTCTATGACCTGCTGCGCGGCGAGGGCTTTGCCAAGCCGAATCCGCGGCCGATGTTTCCCAATCCGCCGGGACTGCTGCGCCTGGAGCCGTTTTCCGAGGGGCTGCGCGACCGTATCTGGTGGGGCGCGGCGTCGAACGCGACGGCGGTGTGGGCGGCGAAGCTGGGCATGAACCTGCAGAGCTCGACGCTGAAAGAAGATGAGACGGGCGAGCCCTTCCACGTGCAGCAGGCGAAGCAGATTCGCGCTTATCGCGCGGCGTGGAAGGAGGCCGGGCACACCCGCACGCCGCGGGTTTCGGTGAGCCGGAGCATCTTTGCGCTGGTGAACGACTATGACCGCGCCTACTTCGGGCGCAATGCCGAGAGCGCCGATTCGGTCGGCTACATCGAGCCGACCATGCGGGCGATCTTCGGCCGCAGCTACGCAGGGGAGCCGGATGTGCTGGTGGAGCAGCTGAAACAGGACGAGGCCATCGCGGAGGCGGATACCGTGCTGCTGACCGTGCCCAACCAACTGGGCGTGGCCTACAACGCGCACGTGCTGGAGTCGATCCTGAAGTACGTGGCTCCAGGCCTGGGCTGGCGGTGA
- a CDS encoding DUF2264 domain-containing protein: MINRRRFLQGSAALGALSWGDATSEAAGALTAQDDRRFWIETTTKLAQPVLQALQARKLKLLMPVEAPHGNGEDRRQFTHLEALGRLLCGIAPWLETGPQDGPEGQLRAQYAEWSRAGIQSATDPQSPDFMNFHQGGQPVVDAAFLALAIVRAPHELWQKLDSTTQRHVIAALASTRVIQPPYSNWLLFSAMVEAALSFMGAWWDPMRIDYAVRGVDSFYKGDGMYGDGPDFHCDYYNSFVIHPMLLHVLDTIGKSSSAWNAYRPQMMERSRRYAAIQERLIGPEGDFPPIGRSLSYRFGAFHLLAEMALRKELPETVSPAQVRSALTAVMRRMLQAPGMFDTQGWLQVGFYGHQPTIAEPYISTGSCYLCSAALLPLGLSSSDPFWSDPAAPWTSKKVWAGEPVEADHALREEHSR, from the coding sequence TTGATCAATCGCAGGCGATTTTTGCAAGGCAGCGCAGCGCTCGGCGCGCTTTCCTGGGGAGATGCCACCTCTGAAGCCGCAGGCGCGCTCACCGCGCAGGATGACCGCCGGTTCTGGATAGAAACCACGACAAAGCTTGCTCAGCCGGTGCTCCAGGCACTCCAGGCAAGAAAGCTCAAATTGCTGATGCCCGTGGAGGCACCTCACGGCAATGGAGAAGATCGCCGGCAATTCACGCATCTCGAAGCGCTGGGACGGCTCTTATGCGGCATCGCTCCATGGCTCGAAACCGGTCCGCAAGACGGCCCGGAGGGTCAGCTCAGAGCACAATATGCCGAGTGGTCGCGTGCCGGAATCCAGTCGGCGACCGATCCTCAGTCGCCTGACTTCATGAACTTCCACCAGGGCGGCCAGCCTGTCGTGGACGCCGCTTTCCTCGCGCTTGCCATCGTCCGTGCTCCCCATGAGCTATGGCAAAAGCTGGATAGCACCACGCAGCGGCATGTCATCGCCGCGCTTGCCTCCACGCGCGTCATCCAGCCGCCGTACAGCAACTGGCTCTTGTTCTCTGCCATGGTTGAGGCCGCCCTGTCCTTCATGGGCGCCTGGTGGGACCCGATGAGGATCGACTATGCCGTTCGCGGCGTGGACAGTTTCTATAAGGGAGATGGGATGTATGGCGATGGACCGGATTTCCATTGCGATTACTACAACAGCTTCGTCATCCATCCCATGCTGCTGCATGTTCTGGATACGATCGGGAAATCCTCCTCGGCCTGGAACGCCTATCGGCCGCAGATGATGGAGCGTTCGCGCCGCTATGCTGCCATCCAGGAACGTCTGATTGGTCCGGAGGGCGATTTTCCCCCGATTGGGCGGTCCTTGTCTTATCGTTTCGGGGCATTCCATCTCCTGGCAGAGATGGCCCTGCGCAAAGAGCTCCCCGAGACGGTTTCTCCTGCACAGGTACGAAGCGCGCTCACAGCCGTCATGCGCCGCATGCTCCAGGCGCCGGGCATGTTCGATACACAGGGATGGCTCCAGGTCGGGTTTTACGGACATCAACCCACGATCGCCGAGCCTTATATTTCTACCGGCAGCTGTTATCTCTGCTCCGCGGCCTTGCTTCCCCTGGGACTCTCATCGAGTGATCCCTTCTGGAGCGATCCAGCCGCCCCCTGGACTTCGAAAAAAGTCTGGGCAGGAGAACCCGTCGAGGCAGATCACGCACTGCGAGAAGAGCACAGCAGGTAG
- a CDS encoding alpha/beta fold hydrolase produces MDFDYVVMPVVIVVLALIVDGLGLRYAFAVSRRPLRRGQKAIRLVGAWAAMMLASSVATLSAYNAIAMHAFWVKHPPAGEFEAVNGARMYIHCMGEGSPALVLDSGLGDDSMMWAQLQPVLSKTTRVCAYDRAGFGGSEPTAGPQDADQIVEALHGLLGAASISGPVVLMGHSIAGIYIRDYAVKYPEDVAGLIFVDASTPFQDRKMGVTMGGGPPPWLLQFAMIVGVPRLIGMCSSHGSGENTDYPVMKSEDRCRMYYPALAMELRAFGDSSGEASRRSSFGSLPVLIFSHDPFGTLPRKPQSADEKKRQGMWDGLQENLKSLSTRSRRIIVTGGTHHLFEERPQLVVDEVTAFLEQIRGTAPQPTTYGSTTRE; encoded by the coding sequence ATGGATTTCGATTATGTCGTGATGCCGGTGGTGATTGTGGTGCTTGCGCTGATTGTCGATGGGCTTGGCCTGCGCTATGCCTTTGCCGTGTCGAGGAGACCTCTGAGGCGTGGTCAGAAGGCAATCCGCCTAGTGGGTGCATGGGCGGCGATGATGCTGGCGTCTTCGGTGGCGACGTTGAGCGCCTACAACGCGATTGCGATGCATGCCTTCTGGGTAAAACATCCGCCGGCGGGCGAGTTCGAAGCGGTGAACGGCGCAAGGATGTACATCCACTGCATGGGAGAAGGCTCACCGGCCTTGGTGCTCGACTCCGGGCTTGGTGACGATTCGATGATGTGGGCTCAGTTGCAGCCCGTGCTGTCGAAGACGACGCGAGTGTGTGCGTATGACCGCGCCGGATTTGGAGGGAGCGAGCCTACGGCCGGGCCCCAGGATGCGGACCAGATCGTAGAGGCGCTGCATGGACTGCTCGGCGCGGCGAGCATATCTGGCCCTGTGGTGCTGATGGGGCATTCGATTGCCGGGATCTATATCCGCGACTACGCCGTGAAGTATCCGGAGGACGTTGCAGGGCTGATCTTTGTGGATGCTTCGACGCCGTTTCAGGATCGAAAGATGGGAGTCACAATGGGCGGCGGTCCGCCGCCTTGGTTGTTGCAGTTTGCGATGATTGTGGGGGTGCCTCGGCTGATTGGAATGTGCTCATCGCACGGAAGCGGAGAGAACACCGATTATCCTGTGATGAAAAGCGAAGACCGCTGCCGCATGTACTATCCGGCGCTGGCCATGGAACTCCGCGCGTTCGGCGATTCGAGCGGAGAGGCGTCACGCCGGAGTAGCTTTGGCTCGCTGCCGGTGCTGATCTTTTCGCACGATCCATTTGGGACGCTGCCGCGTAAGCCTCAATCTGCAGACGAGAAGAAAAGGCAGGGCATGTGGGACGGGCTGCAGGAGAATCTGAAGTCGCTCTCAACACGCAGCCGGAGGATCATTGTGACGGGTGGCACGCATCATCTCTTTGAGGAGCGGCCGCAGCTGGTGGTGGATGAGGTGACGGCGTTTCTGGAGCAGATCCGCGGGACTGCGCCGCAGCCTACAACCTATGGTTCGACAACGCGGGAATAG
- a CDS encoding glycoside hydrolase family 1 protein, with translation MDRRQFAVRSLATVAGVALSRGEDAARAQSGAVPASEQLPGLLTDRPGAIADSVIRAARFPEGFLWGTATASYQNEGAWNEDGKGESIWDRFAHTPGKVRGGVTGDVACDQYHRYAQDIALAKQLNMKSQRFSIAWPRIQPDGTGAPNMRGIDHYSRFVDTLLEAGIRPWCTMYHWDLPQALEDKGGWPNRDLAGYFADYAGILAKHLGDRITVWAPFNMPWAIAFMGYAAGAFPPCRTSFADFLKAAHTLALAQAEAHRAVKAASPHATFGSAYEMAPAYPKTDSEDDRAAAARYHAMNNVFFLEAAMKGRYPKAFVGEPPYERMGFKAGDEKLLYAPLDWVGFHYYTRRVVSDASKEKFESGGAFSGTEIENNSPGGRDPYTRFRAAMPTEGPLTDSGLEVWPRGIYDLVTQISREYDHPVIEITESGCGYLDEPDAELGGRVPDGRRIEWYRETLAELARAIADGARVRAYHAWTLLDNFQWAEGYTERYGLIYTDFRSQKRTIKDSGYWYAKVAASGKLD, from the coding sequence ATGGATCGTCGTCAGTTTGCTGTGCGTTCTTTGGCTACAGTCGCGGGTGTGGCGCTTTCGCGCGGTGAGGATGCGGCCCGGGCTCAATCCGGGGCTGTGCCGGCTTCGGAACAGTTGCCCGGTTTGCTTACCGATCGCCCCGGTGCGATTGCGGATTCCGTGATCCGTGCGGCGCGCTTTCCCGAGGGATTTCTCTGGGGCACGGCCACGGCTTCGTATCAGAACGAAGGCGCGTGGAACGAGGACGGCAAGGGCGAGTCGATCTGGGATCGCTTTGCGCATACGCCGGGCAAGGTGCGCGGCGGCGTGACGGGCGATGTGGCCTGCGACCAGTATCACCGCTATGCGCAGGACATTGCGCTGGCGAAGCAGTTGAACATGAAGAGCCAGCGCTTTTCGATTGCCTGGCCGCGCATCCAGCCTGACGGAACGGGCGCGCCGAACATGCGGGGCATCGACCACTACAGCCGGTTTGTGGACACGCTGCTCGAGGCGGGGATCCGGCCATGGTGCACGATGTACCACTGGGATCTGCCGCAGGCGCTCGAAGACAAGGGCGGCTGGCCGAACCGCGACCTGGCGGGCTACTTCGCGGACTACGCGGGCATCCTGGCGAAACATCTCGGGGACCGCATCACGGTGTGGGCTCCGTTCAACATGCCGTGGGCGATTGCGTTCATGGGCTATGCGGCGGGCGCGTTTCCTCCCTGCCGGACGAGCTTTGCGGATTTTCTGAAGGCTGCGCACACGCTGGCCCTGGCGCAGGCCGAGGCGCATCGCGCGGTGAAGGCGGCCTCGCCGCATGCGACCTTCGGCAGCGCGTACGAGATGGCTCCGGCGTATCCGAAGACGGATTCGGAGGACGACCGCGCGGCTGCGGCGCGCTACCACGCGATGAACAATGTCTTCTTCCTGGAGGCGGCGATGAAGGGCCGCTATCCGAAGGCCTTTGTGGGCGAGCCGCCGTATGAGCGGATGGGCTTCAAGGCGGGCGATGAGAAGCTGCTCTACGCGCCGCTGGACTGGGTGGGCTTCCACTACTACACGCGGCGCGTGGTCTCGGATGCGAGCAAGGAGAAGTTTGAGAGCGGCGGCGCGTTCAGCGGCACGGAGATTGAGAACAACTCGCCGGGCGGGCGCGATCCTTATACGCGCTTTCGCGCCGCGATGCCGACCGAGGGTCCGCTGACCGACTCTGGGCTGGAGGTGTGGCCGCGCGGCATCTACGACCTGGTGACACAGATTTCGCGTGAGTACGACCATCCGGTCATCGAGATCACGGAGAGCGGGTGCGGGTATCTGGATGAGCCGGACGCGGAGCTGGGTGGCCGTGTGCCCGACGGGCGGCGCATCGAGTGGTATCGCGAGACGCTGGCCGAGCTGGCGCGCGCGATCGCCGACGGAGCGCGGGTGCGCGCCTACCACGCGTGGACGCTGCTCGATAACTTCCAGTGGGCCGAGGGATACACCGAGCGCTATGGGCTGATCTACACGGATTTTCGCAGCCAGAAGCGGACCATCAAAGACTCGGGCTACTGGTATGCGAAGGTGGCGGCTTCCGGCAAGCTGGACTGA
- a CDS encoding glycoside hydrolase family 35 protein — protein MKSISSALLLSAFALGGCQLLSAQATSQTTYQAADTAHSFKVENGQFLLDGKPFQIISGEMHYARVPREYWRARLKMAKAMGLNAITTYVFWNEHEPTPGVYDFSGNKDIAEFVREAQQEGLYVILRPGPYACAEWEFGGYPAWLLKDPSINVRSRDPKFLNAARTWLLRLGQEVAPLQIGNGGPIIEVQVENEYGSYGDDHEYMEDIHHALIDAGFTRAQLYTADGADELTRGSLPELPAVINFGTGEAKGEFEKLHKLRPQGPFMSGEYWAGWFDHWGSPHETRSPQQEADEVGWMLKQGYSVSMYMFHGGTSFGWMNGANAEGANSDGKNYQPDTTSYDYDSPLDESGRVTPKYLLLRKTIAEATGHEPPPIPEVAPAQAIPTFPVTGSISLWKTLPKPVHSEQPLTMEALDQAYGYVLYRTTLDGPVAGELNLGKLHSYAQVYIDGRLLGTVDRRYDQHTLPIDVPAGKARLDILVENTARVNYGKAIPGERVGLLTGVTVKDSKGAVTPLTGWDNYSLPIDYPDHDAPQKLTFSSEPCTGVCFYRASFNVTEQRDTFLDTSAFTKGQVWVNGHNLGRVWNVGPQKALYLPGPWLRKGRNEVVVLDLQGQPGAKLWGLDHPYLDGAVIRPAEAK, from the coding sequence ATGAAATCGATATCATCCGCGCTCCTGCTCTCCGCCTTCGCCCTCGGCGGCTGCCAGCTTCTCTCTGCCCAGGCCACTTCCCAGACCACCTACCAGGCGGCCGACACCGCGCATTCCTTCAAAGTCGAGAACGGCCAGTTCCTGCTCGACGGCAAGCCCTTCCAGATCATCTCCGGCGAGATGCACTACGCCCGCGTGCCGCGCGAGTACTGGCGCGCGCGCCTGAAGATGGCCAAGGCCATGGGCCTCAACGCCATCACCACCTACGTCTTCTGGAACGAGCACGAGCCCACGCCCGGCGTCTACGACTTCTCCGGCAACAAGGACATTGCCGAGTTCGTCCGCGAGGCGCAGCAGGAAGGCCTCTACGTCATCCTGCGCCCCGGCCCCTACGCCTGCGCCGAATGGGAGTTCGGCGGCTACCCCGCCTGGCTGCTCAAGGACCCGAGCATCAACGTCCGCTCACGCGATCCCAAGTTCCTCAATGCCGCTCGCACCTGGCTCCTGCGCCTCGGCCAGGAGGTTGCGCCGCTGCAGATCGGCAACGGCGGCCCCATCATCGAGGTTCAGGTCGAAAACGAGTATGGCTCCTACGGTGACGACCACGAGTACATGGAAGACATTCACCATGCCCTCATCGACGCCGGCTTCACCAGGGCGCAGCTCTACACCGCCGACGGCGCCGACGAGCTGACTCGCGGCTCGCTGCCCGAGCTGCCCGCCGTCATCAACTTCGGCACCGGCGAAGCCAAGGGCGAGTTCGAAAAGCTGCACAAGCTGCGCCCGCAGGGCCCCTTCATGTCCGGCGAGTACTGGGCCGGCTGGTTCGATCACTGGGGCTCGCCGCATGAGACTCGCAGTCCGCAGCAGGAAGCCGACGAAGTCGGCTGGATGCTCAAGCAGGGCTACTCCGTCAGCATGTACATGTTCCACGGCGGCACCAGCTTCGGCTGGATGAACGGCGCCAACGCCGAAGGCGCGAACTCCGACGGCAAGAACTACCAGCCCGACACCACCAGCTACGACTACGACTCCCCGCTCGACGAGAGCGGCCGCGTCACGCCGAAGTACCTGCTGCTGCGCAAGACCATCGCCGAGGCCACCGGACACGAGCCGCCGCCCATCCCCGAGGTCGCGCCCGCGCAGGCCATCCCGACCTTCCCCGTCACCGGCTCCATCTCGCTCTGGAAGACGCTGCCCAAGCCCGTGCACTCCGAGCAGCCGCTCACCATGGAGGCGCTCGACCAGGCCTACGGCTACGTCCTCTATCGCACCACGCTCGATGGTCCGGTTGCGGGCGAGCTCAATCTCGGCAAGCTGCACAGCTACGCGCAGGTCTATATCGATGGACGCCTGCTCGGCACCGTCGACCGCCGCTACGACCAGCACACCCTGCCTATCGATGTACCGGCGGGCAAGGCTCGCCTCGACATTCTCGTCGAAAATACTGCACGTGTGAACTATGGCAAGGCCATCCCCGGCGAGCGCGTAGGTTTACTTACCGGCGTGACAGTAAAAGATAGCAAGGGCGCGGTAACTCCACTTACCGGCTGGGATAACTACTCGCTGCCCATCGACTATCCAGATCATGACGCGCCGCAGAAGCTGACCTTCTCGAGCGAGCCCTGCACCGGCGTCTGCTTCTATCGCGCCAGCTTCAACGTAACGGAGCAGCGCGACACGTTCTTAGACACCAGCGCCTTCACCAAGGGACAGGTCTGGGTCAACGGACATAACTTAGGTCGCGTCTGGAACGTAGGTCCGCAGAAAGCCCTCTATCTGCCCGGACCCTGGCTGCGCAAAGGCAGGAACGAGGTCGTAGTGCTCGATCTGCAAGGCCAACCCGGAGCAAAGCTCTGGGGACTGGACCACCCCTACCTCGACGGAGCCGTCATCCGGCCCGCTGAGGCCAAGTAA
- a CDS encoding cold-shock protein has product MEQGTVKWFNDAKGFGFISRQNGEDVFVHHTAIQSNGFRSLAEGQQVEFTVAKGPKGLQAENVRAL; this is encoded by the coding sequence ATGGAGCAGGGCACTGTTAAGTGGTTTAACGACGCAAAGGGTTTTGGTTTCATCAGCCGCCAGAACGGTGAGGACGTATTCGTCCACCACACCGCGATTCAGTCGAATGGCTTCCGCTCGCTGGCCGAAGGCCAGCAGGTTGAGTTCACGGTAGCCAAGGGCCCCAAGGGTCTGCAGGCTGAGAACGTCCGCGCGCTGTAA